Genomic window (Stenotrophomonas maltophilia):
GGGGCAATCCTGGCGCAGATGCTTGCAAGCGTTGGTGCCTGCAGCAGTTCGCTGGCGTGCTGTGCAAGCGGGTTGTAGCCCGGCGCGAACACGGCGGCAACGCTGGTCCAGAACAGAAACCACGGAAGCGGGACCAGGCCCGCGCAGAAAAGCAGTCGGCTGCGGCGTCGCACGTGCAGTGATCCTTGTTTGGGCCTGCGCCAGTGGGTGGAATCCAGTCGAACGCTGCAGAACCTTGCTGCTGCGGGCAGGACAGTTCCGGTTGACTACAGCAGTAGTCAGATTCTGGGTGACGCCCTGTGGGGTCAATAGGCAGAAAGTCACTCACGCATGGAGGCGAAGTACGCGGCACCCATCAGCAGCCGTCGCACCGGCTCCTTCGCAATGGCGATCACAGATTGCCATCGGACCAGTGCTGTCGCATTTGCCGCGCCCTACATCTCTGACGGAAGGTTCTGACGACTCCGTTCCAGAAGTGCCGCTGCGCCAAGCACGCCAAGGCTCTCGCCGCATCCGGGGCTATGCGACAATGCCAAAAGCGTCTCGGGTTCTGGCGGCATTGACCCCTACCCGTTGGCATTCCGAACAACAGCAGGTAATCGTTACTGCGCCACCGTGCATCGGTGGTCGGGACTCGAAAACCCGGATTGCTAGACGTAAGTTTGCGCTTGCCAGCCGGCACCACCGCGCGTGGTGCCGGCTGGCAATCCGTCTGCCGGCTATGGCGGGCGGGGCGTGGGGGCCTCGTGCCCGCCGGCTTTGTCTAGCAACCGGTTTTCGAGCCACGCTCTGCCCGCCACCTTTTTCGGTGGCGGCTTCTGCCTGCTTGCACGGAGCCCGCCATGACCACGCCGCACTCCCCTCCCCCGCGCCCGATCCAGGAAGCGCCCTCGGCCGCCCCGGCCCTGGATCCCAACAGCCTCATCGCCATCCTGCACGCCATCGGTGCGGGCGCTGCTGCCGACGGCCAGCCCTGGCCCGAGCGGCATCACCTGCGCAGCCGGCAGATGGCGTTGTCCGACGCCGACTGCGCGCTCACCGGCCAGCGCATCGTGCAGGAGATCCTGCTGGCGGCCGAGCGCACGCGCCAGAACGGTGAGCCCGAACAGTACGTCGGCGACCGGGTGATGGAGGGGCTGGTGATGGCCGACCTCGCGCTGACCGCCTTCATCCACGAGCGGATGCGACCCAAGGACTGAGCGCGCGTATGGCGCGAGGTTTTCTGTCTGTGTGCGGGGTGACGAATGAAGATGCATGGCCTTGCCGCTGCAGCGGTGTGCATCGAGGTGATCGGCGCGATGTGGGTGGAGTGGCCCGAGCCTGCGGGCGATCAGGTGTGGGCCTACCAGAAGCTGCGGCCGGCCGATTACCGCCTGCTGCACAGTGATGCGCTCGGCTTTGTGACCGCGAAGGCCCACGATGGCTTTGAACTGCACGCGCGCCACGCCGGGGCGACGTCCTTCGAGATCCGGTGCAAGGGCGTGCTGGTGATGGACGTGGAGAACGCGCCCTCGCGCGTGCTGATCCGCATGCCTGCCGATGCCCGCTGGCGGGCGCCGGATATCGAACGGCTGCGTATCAGCTTCGAGCGTTGGCTGGATCTGCACCAGAGCCAGGGGCGATTGCTGGTGGAAAGTGCGGGGCATTCGTGGGTTGAGGCACGGTTCGGGCGCTTCAATGGGCTGGTGCTTGATGAGCAGCGGTGTCTGCTTGGGAGCCCAGGCCACCGCCAGGCCGTTCCCACCAACCATGTCCGCGCTGGAGTGCCATCGTAGGCTGACGCTTGTAGTGGCGCTGCGCCTGCACCGCTAGGGGCCACCCGATGCTCGATCATCAAGGGCCGCGCCAACGTCATGGGCGGTCTGTACTGACGGAAACCGAGCCGTCCTCCCACATGCGGACGTTTACATATGCATCGGGCGGAGGTATCCGATCGATCGACGCCCCAGCAGGAAGAATGTCCCAGCTGGTGATCGAGCCGCAGACTGTCCTATGCACCAAACGGCGGCTATCCATCCCTCGCTTGGCAAGCTCGGCCACAACTACTTCAGGAGGCTGGCGATCGAAGCCCTTGTAGGCTGTGCACGTCTCTCCCGACTGACCAACGGGATACGTTGAACTCTCCACCTCGTCCCGGCAGCCCGGCAGGCCCATGACGAGCGAGAGGGCCATCAGTACTCGAATGCACTGCATTTCAGCTCGCTCCTTTCCTTTACCGACCTGTTGTACGCCTTGTCTGACGCAAAACCTCCGAGACCGCCATCGCAGCGCCGCGTTGCACAGATCATCTGCCCTTGATCCGAATGCTGCACCATTTGCAGGCAGAAATACCCCTAGACGCATTGCCGGCAATTCCCGATAGTCCCACGCAGATTACCTGCCGCACCATCAAGCGTCCCTCTGCAGGAAACCACACATGAGCCTGGCGCTGGCCCACAGCCGCGCCCGCGCCGGGGTCGATGCCCCCCTGGTGCGGGTGGAAGTGCACCTCTCTGGTGGCCTGCCCGCCACCCAGATTGTCGGCCTGGTCGAGACCGGCGTGCTCGAATCACGCGAGCGCGTGCGTGCCGCCCTGCTCTGTGCACGCTTTGACTTCCCGCAGCGGCGCATCACCTTGAACCTCGCGCCCGCCGACCTGCCCAAGGAAGGTGGCCACTAAGACCTGGTGATTGCCTTGGGCATTCTGGCGGCCAGCGGCCAGGTCGATCCACAGTCGCTGCTGCAGTACGAATTCCTGGGCGAGCTTGGCCTGACCGGTGAACTGCGGCCGGTGGCTGGAGCCTGCCAGCAGCGATTGCGGCAGCCGAAGCCGGGCGAATTCTGGTGGTACCGCCAGGGAATGCCGCAGAGGCAGCTTTGGCCGAGCAAGCTGATGTGCGGGTAGCGCGCACGTTGCTGGAGTGCTGCGCCGGTTGGGCAATCCGCGCCTGTTGCCGTCAGTGGAGCGCGTGGACACAACACTCCTGCCACGGCCCTACTTGGCCGGCTCGCACAGGCAAGTGCGTGCAAGGCTTGCTCTGCAGGTTTGCCTGGAAAAGCCTGTTATTGCCACACACGAGCGGTTCAAAATACAGCGTGCCCTGCTGCTGAGAACCCGCCAGAAGCCGAAGCGCCGGATATGGTCATGCGCAAACTCGAAGGACGCAGAGTAGGCAACGATTGCTCCTTCGTCCTGCCTGCGGAAGCCGACGCACGACCTCCCGTCAGAGCGGAGATCGCGCGCCAAGGGTCCTTCATCAACTACGCGTCATGAGTGGGCAGCCAAGCTCCGTCGCGTCGCCAGAGAGAAATCCGCGCGTCCAGAATTTCATCCTCGCTGGGTCCAAGGCCACCGTCCCGTCTTCCGCCAGCGCGCCCACCACGTTCCCTTCGCTTGCTAACGCGACGGTACACTTCCCTATGCGACCATCGGCTCTGATCAGCATATGGTTGGGCTTGGCCGCATAACAGACATGACTGACTCGCAGTCCCGACATGCTCATGGCCTGGAGTTCCGCATTTGAATCCGAGAGCCCCGAGATTGATACTTGGCTTTCGAACTCCGTCTCGACCCCATTCTCGACCCTGAACCCTTCGCCCTCAAATTTCGCTTGCAGTTCCCTCGAAATCCTCACCGCCTCGGCATGGCTGATCAACTCCAGCGATTGCCCTTGCCCGCCCAGGTTCGAGATATCGCGCAGATAGATCGTGAATCTTTGATCACCGCCGAAATCACTCCAAAGCCGACTCGACAGGTCCCGAAGGCTCCCTTCATTTCCCGGCATGATGTGTACACGCAACATCACCGTGAAAATCAGCGGAGACTCCCTCATTGCGAGCAGGTTCTCATAGATTCGTTGAAAAGTTCCTGCTCCCGATGCATATCGGCGAGTCACGTCGTGGGCAGATGCGTCTCCATCAAGCGAAATCTGGAAGAAGTTCACACCCAGGCCTACAAGCTCATTGAAGAGTTCAGGTGTCAGCTCATACCCGTTCGTCGTCATGCTGCAATCGAGCAGATCCAGAGCCCCCGACGAGTGATGGGCATGAAATGCCCTTGAAAGCTCCAGAACCACCATCTTTGCAAGAAGTGGCTCACCCCCGAACCACTCGACACGGAGTTCCTTCAATCCATGCTCCTCCACCCGCCGTCGAACAAGCGCCTTGATCCCTTTGATCGTTGGAGCCCTCATGCGACCGATCTCGAAATCCTCATAGCAGTACACACATCGGAAGTTGCACTTCTCGGTTGGCATGATCGTAAGCTCCAACCGCTTGTTCAGTCTTTCCTGAAACGTCTCCATTCATTCCTCCGTTGATCAACCCAGCCTTATCACACGTACATCCTCAGGCAGGGCACGAACCCGGTGCGTGACAATGACACGGGTCATTTTCAGCGCCAGGAGCGTGGCCAAAATCTGCTGCTCCGCTTCATAATCAAGCTGGCTCAGCGTTTCATCCAGAACAAGAATTTTGGGGGAGCGATAGAGCGCCCGTGCGAGCAGAAGCCGCTTCTGCTGGCCACCGGACAATAGGCGCCCCTCATCCCCCACCTGCGTACCGAGCGACATTGGCTGCTCCGCGACAAATGCGTCCAGACCTGCGGCGGATAGGCAGCTCCAGGCTTCATCCACATTCACAACTTCACCCAGCGTTACATTGTCCAAAACCGTGCCGGACAGCAGCGTGTCCTGCTGAAGCACTGTTCCGATATGGCTACGCAGATTGGCAATCTGGCCACGCTCCACACCGCGGCCATCAATCTCCATTACGCCCTCGGTTGGCGGGATCAATCCGGTAAGAATTCTCAGCAACGTTGATTTACCTACGCCCGACGGACCAACAATTGCCACCATCTCCCCCGCCTCGATATTCACATTCAAGCCTCTGATCACCCAAGGGTCATCAATCGAGTAGCGGAAGCCGATGTCCCGACACCCAATCGAAAGCGAATCCCGATGACTTCCCGCCACCTCCCATGGCGTGCGCTCCTCCTCAGCCCCGGAAAGAACTTCCGAAATTCTATGCAAGTGCGTTCGGGCCATCCGTATGTCCATGACCTTCGGTACGATTGAACTCGCACGCTGGCCCAGCATCTCTACATAGATCGCCACCGCTACCAGAGCACCGATCGACATCGAACCTTCTTGGACAGCAAGAGCGCCCATGTAGACGACGGCAATCCTCGTCAAGCCGAGAATCAGATCGCTCGTGCAGCTCGAGGCAATGGATATCCGTTGAAGCGAGGTACTCGCATTGATCAATCCAACATTGCTTTCACGGAATCGAATCTCCCTCGCACGCTCCGCACCATTGGCCTTGACTGTCTGAGCGGCGCGCACGGTCTCTATTACTTCTCGATCCTGCGAAGAAAGCCGGCTTGCAAGTACATTGCAGGCAACGCCCGCATCGTCCGACATGAATACGCGCACCAGGACGCAGGCAATCACTCCCGCTACGGCCAGCGCCGCAAGCAGCGAGCTATGAAACCAACACGCCACCAGAAGAATGAGCAGCGCAATTGAGTCAATCGAGCACTCAACGATCTTGGAGGACGCGATCTCTTGCACCTCGTGCACGGAACTCAATCGGGATATAACATCAGCGGGATGCCTACGCAGGAAGTACGCTGGAGGAAGGCTCAGGATCTTCCCGAAGACTTTCGTCGAAAGCGCGCCGATGATGTTAGCTCCGAGCTTCACGGTCAGCATGGAACGGGACGCCACCGCCAAGACCCTGGCAGCGGCGATGGCGACGAAGATCACCAGTAGGCGCTCTGGATTGAAGGCCGCATCAGCAATCTGCAGGCCATCGATGATGGTCTGGAGATAGAGGGGCGATACAACCAGGAGGATCTCTGCCGCAATGGCCAGCAGCACTATTGGAAGATACCTGTGCTTCTGCTGACGCACTTGTGACGCCAATGTCTGCCAAGGACTGACCTCGACAGCGAACTCCTCGCACTGTCTTCTCCCGCCGGTGAACATGAGCAGCGCCCCCGAGAATCGCCTCTCCAGTTCGGCAAAAGACACTGCAATCTCACCAGCCGCAGGGTCGAGCAACGTGAAGCGCTCCGGGCTCACTCTTTGCATGACGACGAAGTGCCCACCATCGACCAGCAGGATGCACTCCGACTCGATGCTTCGAAGCGCTGTTGCTTGACCCGCGAATACGCGGTGCTGCAGACCGAGCTCGCACGCAATCTGCGAGATTCGCCCTACTGTCGTACCACGGAGGGAAACCATGTATCGGCGCCTCAGCCACCGAAGGGTTATCCGCTTGTCATATCTGGATGCGACCATTGCCAGACAGGCTAGGCCACACTCAGTCGACTCCGACTGTAGAACCACGTCGACCCTTCTTCGTTTCCATCGCGTCCAGAAAGTCAACATTCTCTGTCTCTGCCGATGCTGATTTCAGCGCAACCGGAAGGCCAACGCCGGTTCCACTTTGGCCGCGCTGAACGCCGGGATGATTGCGGCCACCGAGCAGCCAAAGAACGTCACGCCCGCACCCGCCGCCATGGCCAACCCACTTACCGGAACAAGTTCTACTTGGCGCCCCAGGAGTAGATTCATAAGTATCGCCAGCCCCATCCCGGCCAGCACGCCGATACTCGATATCAGTGCACTCTCGGTTGCGAAGAGAACAACTACATCACGCCGCGACGCACCAAGCGCGCGACGGATCGCCGTGGACCAACGCCTGCGGGAGACCCAGAAATGAGTCAAGCCAAATACACCCAGCGCCGATGATACTGTCACGATTGTCGCGACGAGCAGGAGCACCTGTGATCTTGCCACATCCTTCCTGAAATTCCTCACCCTCAGTTCGGCCACTGTGCGAACTGGTTCCTGCACAAACCCCGGCATCGAAAGGGAGAGCGCGGTGAGTAGTCCTTGCTTCCCTCGATGATCAAAGGAGGCACTTCGCCGGGCAACATACAGGCCGCCGATGCTCTCACTTTCAATCTTCACTTCCGCAATCACGGCATCGCTGTCGCTTGGGGAGCGCGTGGATGCACTTCTGAAGTCGGTGACGACTCCTACGATTCTCAGAGCTATCGGGTAGCTACCCCATACCTCGGCATGAATGATCTGCCCGAGGGGATTGCCTGCGGGAAATAGACGTTTGGATAGGCTGCTGGTTACCACAGCCGGAACGTGCAGCGATCCGCCGG
Coding sequences:
- a CDS encoding peptidase domain-containing ABC transporter yields the protein MLTFWTRWKRRRVDVVLQSESTECGLACLAMVASRYDKRITLRWLRRRYMVSLRGTTVGRISQIACELGLQHRVFAGQATALRSIESECILLVDGGHFVVMQRVSPERFTLLDPAAGEIAVSFAELERRFSGALLMFTGGRRQCEEFAVEVSPWQTLASQVRQQKHRYLPIVLLAIAAEILLVVSPLYLQTIIDGLQIADAAFNPERLLVIFVAIAAARVLAVASRSMLTVKLGANIIGALSTKVFGKILSLPPAYFLRRHPADVISRLSSVHEVQEIASSKIVECSIDSIALLILLVACWFHSSLLAALAVAGVIACVLVRVFMSDDAGVACNVLASRLSSQDREVIETVRAAQTVKANGAERAREIRFRESNVGLINASTSLQRISIASSCTSDLILGLTRIAVVYMGALAVQEGSMSIGALVAVAIYVEMLGQRASSIVPKVMDIRMARTHLHRISEVLSGAEEERTPWEVAGSHRDSLSIGCRDIGFRYSIDDPWVIRGLNVNIEAGEMVAIVGPSGVGKSTLLRILTGLIPPTEGVMEIDGRGVERGQIANLRSHIGTVLQQDTLLSGTVLDNVTLGEVVNVDEAWSCLSAAGLDAFVAEQPMSLGTQVGDEGRLLSGGQQKRLLLARALYRSPKILVLDETLSQLDYEAEQQILATLLALKMTRVIVTHRVRALPEDVRVIRLG
- a CDS encoding ABC transporter permease codes for the protein MMFISSAAMTMRSLRKHAAIATLLIVQVAIAMAVLCNLFTVVLDASQRSRTHSGLSESHIAVVQNIGIIGLEEDATSSAAGLRAMRAVPGITMAAIGPAPFAVERGDVYLEPSRELSVARPYIYFGSESLSDTLGVSVLQGVGLRTLRAPAVGDALQAGGSLHVPAVVTSSLSKRLFPAGNPLGQIIHAEVWGSYPIALRIVGVVTDFRSASTRSPSDSDAVIAEVKIESESIGGLYVARRSASFDHRGKQGLLTALSLSMPGFVQEPVRTVAELRVRNFRKDVARSQVLLLVATIVTVSSALGVFGLTHFWVSRRRWSTAIRRALGASRRDVVVLFATESALISSIGVLAGMGLAILMNLLLGRQVELVPVSGLAMAAGAGVTFFGCSVAAIIPAFSAAKVEPALAFRLR
- a CDS encoding cold-shock protein, with protein sequence MKMHGLAAAAVCIEVIGAMWVEWPEPAGDQVWAYQKLRPADYRLLHSDALGFVTAKAHDGFELHARHAGATSFEIRCKGVLVMDVENAPSRVLIRMPADARWRAPDIERLRISFERWLDLHQSQGRLLVESAGHSWVEARFGRFNGLVLDEQRCLLGSPGHRQAVPTNHVRAGVPS
- a CDS encoding radical SAM protein, which codes for METFQERLNKRLELTIMPTEKCNFRCVYCYEDFEIGRMRAPTIKGIKALVRRRVEEHGLKELRVEWFGGEPLLAKMVVLELSRAFHAHHSSGALDLLDCSMTTNGYELTPELFNELVGLGVNFFQISLDGDASAHDVTRRYASGAGTFQRIYENLLAMRESPLIFTVMLRVHIMPGNEGSLRDLSSRLWSDFGGDQRFTIYLRDISNLGGQGQSLELISHAEAVRISRELQAKFEGEGFRVENGVETEFESQVSISGLSDSNAELQAMSMSGLRVSHVCYAAKPNHMLIRADGRIGKCTVALASEGNVVGALAEDGTVALDPARMKFWTRGFLSGDATELGCPLMTRS